One genomic region from Leguminivora glycinivorella isolate SPB_JAAS2020 chromosome 8, LegGlyc_1.1, whole genome shotgun sequence encodes:
- the LOC125228957 gene encoding uncharacterized protein LOC125228957: MISSSSQGSTTVENKSKRQNNITSAISVTVDPTNDGATLSTTPPIARSTPELGSDGAVLSAGGLTSSGACGERAIPRSPLLPVPAAAAAARCAARQPVAASCSRASCNSFSVCTQDQGNPWAYYHQDGRL, translated from the coding sequence atgataagTTCAAGTTCTCAAGGCTCGACGACGGTGGAAAATAAGTCAAAGAGACAAAATAACATAACCTCCGCCATTTCAGTTACAGTAGACCCGACAAATGATGGCGCTACCTTATCAACTACGCCACCGATAGCAAGGTCTACTCCCGAGCTTGGCAGCGATGGCGCTGTGTTGTCGGCGGGCGGTTTGACGTCGTCGGGGGCGTGCGGGGAGCGCGCCATACCCCGGTCGCCGCTGCTGCCGGTGCCAGCTGCCGCCGCCGCGGCCCGGTGCGCGGCAAGACAGCCTGTCGCGGCTTCGTGCTCGAGAGCGAGCTGCAACTCTTTCTCAGTTTGTACACAGGACCAAG